Proteins encoded in a region of the Perca fluviatilis chromosome 6, GENO_Pfluv_1.0, whole genome shotgun sequence genome:
- the LOC120560225 gene encoding keratin-associated protein 5-3-like gives MAACSTNQAIQEPNCTCSHNTTLSNSSKSRGSRCSRNCGCGSNSRGSRCSRNCSCSSNSSNSRGSRCIRNCGCSSNSRGSRCIRNCGCGSNSRGSRCSRNCGCCSNSRGSRCSRNCGCSSNSSNSRASRCSRNCGCGSKSSNSRGSRCSRNCGCSSNSRGSRCSRNCGCGSNSRGSRCSRNCGCSSNSSNSRASRCSRNCGCGSKSSNSRGSRCSRNCGCSSNSRGSRCSRNCGCGSNSRGSRCSRNCGCSSNSSNSRGSSCNRNCGCGRNSRGSRCSRNCRCRGCSSNSRGSRCSRNCSCGSNSRGSRCSRNCWCRRCSSNSRGSRCSRNCGCGSNSRGSRCSRNCGCGSNSRGSRCSRTAGAAGAAV, from the coding sequence ATGGCTGCATGCTCCACCAACCAAGCTATCCAGGAACCAAATTGCACTTGCAGCCACAATACTACTCTCAGTAATAGCAGTAAAAGCAGGGGCAGTAGGTGCAGTAGGAACTGTGGTTGTGGCAGTAATAGCAGGGGCAGTAGGTGCAGTAGGAACTGTAGTTGCAGCAGTAATAGCAGTAATAGCAGGGGCAGTAGGTGCATTAGGAACTGTGGTTGCAGCAGTAATAGCAGGGGCAGTAGGTGCATTAGGAATTGTGGTTGCGGCAGTAATAGCAGAGGCAGTAGGTGCAGTAGGAACTGTGGTTGCTGCAGTAATAGCAGGGGCAGTAGATGCAGTAGGAACTGTGGTTGCAGCAGTAATAGCAGTAATAGCAGGGCCAGTAGATGCAGTAGGAACTGCGGTTGCGGCAGTAAAAGCAGTAATAGCAGGGGCAGTAGGTGCAGTAGGAACTGCGGTTGCAGCAGTAATAGCAGGGGCAGTAGGTGCAGTAGGAACTGCGGTTGCGGCAGTAATAGCAGGGGCAGTAGGTGCAGTAGGAACTGTGGTTGCAGCAGTAATAGCAGTAATAGCAGGGCCAGTAGGTGCAGTAGGAACTGCGGTTGCGGCAGTAAAAGCAGTAATAGCAGGGGCAGTAGGTGCAGTAGGAACTGCGGTTGCAGCAGTAATAGCAGGGGCAGTAGGTGCAGTAGGAACTGCGGTTGCGGCAGTAATAGCAGGGGCAGTAGGTGCAGTAGGAACTGTGGTTGCAGCAGTAATAGCAGTAATAGCAGGGGCAGTAGTTGCAATAGGAACTGCGGTTGCGGCAGGAATAGCAGGGGCAGTAGGTGCAGTAGGAACTGCAGGTGCAGAGGGTGCAGCAGTAATAGCAGGGGCAGTAGGTGCAGTAGGAACTGCAGTTGTGGCAGTAATAGCAGGGGCAGTAGGTGCAGTAGGAACTGCTGGTGCAGAAGGTGCAGCAGTAATAGCAGGGGCAGTAGGTGCAGTAGGAACTGTGGTTGCGGCAGTAATAGCAGGGGCAGTAGGTGCAGTAGGAACTGCGGTTGCGGCAGTAATAGCAGGGGCAGTAGGTGCAGTAGAACTGCAGGTGCTGCGGGTGCAGCAGTATGA